From the genome of Muricauda sp. SCSIO 64092, one region includes:
- a CDS encoding type I restriction-modification system subunit M, with protein sequence MAKKKVEKTKTIEETLWQSCDKLRGSVEPSEYKHVVLGLIFLKFTSDKFEERRATLITEGKEKYVEMKDFYNMKNVFFLEEVSRWSYISKNAKQDDIAIKIDTALHTIEKNNPSLRGALPDNYFSRLGLDKSKLASLLDKINEIDTLKNNGQDIVGRVYEYFLSKFAIKEGKGKGEFYTPKSIVNLIAEMIEPYKGIIYDPACGSGGMFVQSIKFIESHHGNKKEVSIYGQEYTNTTYKLAKMNLAIRGISANLGEKAADTFADDQHKDLKADFIMANPPFNQKDWRGADELLDDPRWKGYEVPPKSNANYGWILNMVSKLSENGVAGFILANGALSGGGEEYKIRKKLIENGIVEAIAVLPQNMFYTTNISVTLWILNNNKKERTLQLPDTIRNYRNRKEEVLFLDLREIGEPFEKKFIQFSDGPTGHVKQIADTYHSWQQKDFGYKDKPEFCYSATKQEIIDKDYSLVPSKYIEFVNRDENIDFDEKMVSLQSELKYLLKQEAASKQELLGVFKELGYEIEL encoded by the coding sequence ATGGCAAAAAAGAAAGTCGAAAAGACAAAGACGATTGAAGAAACCCTTTGGCAATCGTGTGATAAATTAAGAGGTTCCGTAGAGCCCTCGGAATATAAACATGTGGTCTTGGGACTTATTTTCCTAAAATTCACCAGCGATAAATTTGAAGAACGCAGGGCAACGTTAATTACTGAAGGCAAAGAAAAATATGTAGAAATGAAAGATTTCTACAATATGAAAAATGTCTTCTTTCTGGAAGAAGTTTCCCGTTGGTCATACATCAGTAAAAATGCCAAGCAAGATGATATTGCCATAAAAATAGATACGGCACTACATACCATTGAAAAGAACAACCCCTCATTACGAGGTGCTTTACCTGACAACTACTTTTCACGGTTGGGGCTGGACAAATCCAAATTAGCATCCCTATTGGACAAAATCAATGAAATTGATACCCTAAAAAATAACGGTCAAGATATTGTGGGACGTGTTTATGAATACTTCCTGTCAAAATTTGCGATCAAGGAAGGAAAGGGAAAAGGGGAATTCTATACCCCAAAAAGTATTGTAAACCTTATTGCTGAAATGATAGAGCCGTACAAAGGTATTATCTATGACCCAGCCTGTGGTTCAGGGGGTATGTTTGTACAGTCCATAAAGTTTATAGAAAGCCATCACGGCAATAAAAAAGAGGTGTCCATTTATGGGCAGGAATACACCAATACCACTTACAAACTGGCAAAGATGAACTTGGCCATCCGGGGTATTTCGGCAAACCTTGGTGAAAAAGCTGCCGATACCTTTGCAGATGACCAGCATAAAGACTTAAAGGCTGACTTTATCATGGCCAATCCACCTTTTAACCAAAAGGACTGGAGAGGCGCAGATGAACTGTTGGACGACCCCCGTTGGAAGGGTTATGAGGTACCTCCTAAGAGCAATGCCAATTATGGCTGGATTTTAAATATGGTGAGCAAACTTTCTGAAAACGGAGTAGCAGGATTTATTTTGGCTAATGGTGCTTTATCAGGTGGCGGAGAAGAATATAAGATTCGTAAAAAGCTTATTGAAAATGGAATTGTGGAAGCTATAGCCGTGTTGCCACAAAATATGTTCTATACAACCAATATCAGTGTTACACTTTGGATTTTAAACAACAATAAAAAGGAAAGAACACTACAACTTCCCGATACTATACGGAATTATAGAAACCGGAAGGAAGAAGTGCTGTTTTTGGATTTAAGAGAAATTGGAGAACCTTTTGAAAAGAAGTTCATCCAATTCTCCGATGGCCCCACTGGCCATGTTAAACAAATTGCAGATACGTATCATAGCTGGCAGCAGAAAGATTTCGGCTATAAAGACAAACCGGAATTTTGTTATTCAGCTACAAAGCAAGAGATTATTGACAAGGATTATTCTCTGGTTCCAAGCAAGTATATTGAGTTTGTAAACCGGGACGAGAATATTGATTTTGATGAGAAGATGGTGTCCTTGCAGTCTGAACTTAAATACCTATTAAAGCAAGAAGCGGCATCAAAGCAAGAATTGTTGGGTGTTTTTAAAGAACTAGGATATGAAATCGAATTATAG
- a CDS encoding restriction endonuclease subunit S: MKSNYRRIGDFIELVDERNKNLSVTTLLGLSISKEFIPSVANTVGTNMKNYKIIRRGQFACSVMQVRRDKKMPVALLKDYDEAIISQAYPVFQIKDKNELLPEYLMMWFSRSEFDREACFYAVGGVRGSLEWEDFEDMQLPVPSMESQKEIVKEYNTVVNHIKLNEQFNKKLEETAQTLYKHWFVDFEFPAYLSGTLSGAEGYKSSGGKMVYNAELDKEIPIEWEVMSLDNFCDCLDNLRKPLSGEERDKIPGAYPYYGAMSIIDYIDDFIYDGIFLLVSEDGANVVDKKGRPATQYVWGKFWLNNHAHIIKGKDSYSTEFLKVALSFINASHLVTGAAQPKINQRNLMSINLLKSNDKILNSFDNLIQPIFKRIVSNSEEIRLLKETNDLLLSKMTRIKAEKEMVNL, from the coding sequence ATGAAATCGAATTATAGAAGAATAGGCGATTTCATAGAACTGGTTGACGAAAGGAACAAAAATCTTTCGGTTACTACCTTATTAGGTTTAAGCATTTCAAAAGAGTTTATTCCCTCTGTTGCGAATACAGTTGGAACAAACATGAAAAACTACAAAATCATACGAAGGGGACAATTTGCTTGCAGCGTTATGCAGGTTCGTAGGGATAAAAAAATGCCTGTTGCTTTATTAAAGGATTATGATGAAGCTATCATTTCCCAGGCGTACCCGGTTTTTCAAATTAAAGATAAAAATGAATTACTACCGGAATACCTTATGATGTGGTTCTCTAGGTCAGAATTTGATAGAGAAGCTTGTTTTTATGCGGTTGGAGGTGTACGTGGTAGTTTGGAGTGGGAAGATTTTGAAGATATGCAGCTGCCCGTTCCCTCAATGGAAAGCCAAAAAGAAATCGTTAAAGAATATAATACCGTTGTAAATCACATCAAACTCAACGAACAGTTTAACAAAAAACTGGAAGAAACTGCCCAAACTTTATATAAGCACTGGTTTGTAGATTTTGAGTTTCCAGCATATTTAAGTGGTACCCTGAGCGGAGCCGAAGGGTATAAATCTTCGGGTGGTAAGATGGTTTATAATGCCGAGTTGGATAAGGAGATTCCTATTGAGTGGGAGGTTATGAGCTTAGATAATTTTTGTGATTGCTTAGATAATTTAAGAAAACCTCTTTCAGGAGAAGAAAGAGATAAAATACCTGGAGCTTACCCTTATTATGGAGCAATGTCCATTATAGATTATATAGACGATTTTATTTATGACGGTATTTTTCTTTTAGTATCTGAGGATGGAGCTAATGTTGTAGACAAAAAAGGAAGGCCAGCGACACAATACGTGTGGGGAAAGTTCTGGTTAAACAACCATGCACATATAATAAAGGGAAAAGACTCCTACTCTACCGAGTTTCTGAAAGTTGCTCTTTCTTTTATAAATGCTTCTCATTTAGTGACCGGTGCGGCGCAACCAAAAATTAATCAAAGAAATTTAATGAGTATAAATCTTCTAAAATCTAATGACAAAATTCTTAATTCGTTCGATAATTTAATTCAACCAATATTTAAGAGAATTGTTTCTAATTCAGAGGAAATAAGATTATTAAAAGAAACTAATGATTTACTTCTATCCAAAATGACCAGGATTAAGGCTGAAAAAGAAATGGTAAACTTATAA
- a CDS encoding ATP-binding protein encodes MPETQNIEYKQSWHDDYLKWVCGFANAIGGKIYIGKDDNGTIVGVDGVKNLMESIPQKIQNHLGIICDINTIADNGKECIEIIVQPYSVPVSLRGRYYYRSGSVKTELTGIELNEFLLKKAGKTWDAIIENGATIEDIEDLSIARFLNDADKSGRMPASHDLTNQELLEKLRLMQDGKIKRGALILFGKDPNKFYPNVAVQIGRFGKDDADLRFQEQLEGNISWLLVRVPQLLNEKFLTKQISFEGLQRIEKGEYPVAAIREMLLNAMVHRTYMRAKIQMRVYDNILSIWNEGALPEGLDEESLKVHHVSKPRNPLIADVCFKAGYIDSWGRGTLKIINSCKEAGLPEPEIKEFNGGVLVTLYKDHLSEEQLKQLGLSERQIKAMQYVKENGKITNKEYQELNDVSRITATRDLKELVEKTVLRPSSLKGAGSYYEI; translated from the coding sequence ATGCCCGAAACCCAAAACATAGAATATAAACAAAGTTGGCATGACGATTACCTAAAATGGGTATGTGGTTTTGCCAATGCCATTGGCGGTAAAATATACATTGGCAAAGATGATAACGGAACTATTGTTGGTGTTGATGGGGTTAAAAACTTAATGGAATCCATACCACAAAAAATACAAAACCACTTAGGTATTATCTGTGATATCAATACCATAGCCGATAATGGAAAAGAGTGCATTGAAATTATAGTGCAACCCTATTCTGTTCCGGTATCGTTAAGAGGACGGTATTACTATCGCTCTGGAAGTGTAAAAACGGAGCTAACAGGGATTGAATTAAATGAATTCTTGTTAAAAAAGGCGGGAAAAACATGGGATGCTATTATTGAGAATGGGGCAACGATTGAAGACATTGAAGATTTAAGCATTGCCCGTTTTTTAAATGATGCAGATAAAAGTGGGCGAATGCCTGCAAGCCACGATTTAACCAATCAAGAATTGTTGGAAAAACTACGCTTAATGCAAGATGGCAAAATTAAGCGTGGTGCACTCATTTTATTTGGAAAAGACCCAAACAAATTTTATCCAAATGTGGCGGTGCAAATTGGTCGTTTTGGAAAAGATGATGCCGACCTTCGTTTCCAGGAACAGTTGGAAGGGAATATTAGCTGGCTATTGGTAAGAGTTCCCCAACTATTGAATGAAAAGTTTTTGACCAAACAGATTAGTTTTGAGGGATTACAAAGGATAGAAAAAGGAGAATACCCTGTAGCAGCCATCCGGGAGATGTTATTGAATGCCATGGTGCATAGAACTTATATGAGGGCAAAAATTCAAATGCGGGTATATGATAATATACTCTCTATTTGGAACGAAGGAGCTTTGCCTGAAGGATTGGACGAAGAAAGCTTAAAAGTGCATCATGTTTCCAAACCACGAAACCCATTGATTGCCGATGTGTGCTTTAAAGCAGGATATATTGATTCCTGGGGACGTGGAACATTAAAAATAATTAACTCCTGTAAAGAGGCCGGACTTCCGGAACCCGAAATCAAAGAGTTTAATGGAGGGGTTTTGGTAACGCTTTACAAAGACCATCTTTCCGAAGAACAATTAAAACAATTAGGTTTATCGGAAAGGCAGATTAAAGCCATGCAATATGTAAAGGAAAATGGAAAGATAACCAATAAAGAATATCAAGAGTTGAACGATGTATCTAGAATAACGGCAACCAGAGACTTGAAAGAATTAGTTGAAAAGACTGTTTTGAGACCATCAAGTTTAAAAGGAGCTGGTTCTTATTATGAAATTTGA